The Lathyrus oleraceus cultivar Zhongwan6 chromosome 5, CAAS_Psat_ZW6_1.0, whole genome shotgun sequence genome includes the window TCTCATGGAGTTAAGGCTGTCGAAGAGGATGATTAATGTGATTATGCATTTGATAATGGTCAACGATGGGGCCGCATGACAATAAATCTTATGGAGTCAATGAACTTGGTCTTTAATGGCATCAGAAACCTACCAATCACCGTATTAGTAAgagcaacctattttaggttAATATCATTGTTCGAGACCAGAAGTTCAAAATGGAGTTTAGTGTTGCAATCAAGGAAGTTGTTTAATGAAAGTTGTACGGAATTTTTGAAGGAGAAAACTGCCAAAGTTAACACACATGTGGTTATAATGTTTGATCGTCGTAGAGGTTGGTTCAATATACAGAAGACAATTGACCATAATGAAGGGAGGCCAAAGGGATACTATCTggtcgaactagatagaggttgaTGCGATTGTGAAAAGTTTTAAGCCTTCGGTATGCCTTACTCCAATGTCATTGCAGCATGTTCATATGCTCGTCAGAATCTTTCCAACCAATTATCTGTCGTTTACAACGTCATAAATGTATTCAATGTGTATAACAATAGTTTCCCGGTGTTAGCAAAGGAGTATTATTGTCCTACATACCAAGGAAACATAGTTTGACACAACGAAAATATGCGAGGAAAGAAAAAGCGTCACCCTAACAACACACATATTCAAATCGAAATGGATACGACTAACAAAATGGTAAGATTATGTCGTACAAGTCATCAGCTCAGACACAATAGTAAAACTTATCCTAATGTTGGAGCAAGCTCCACAACATAATTATTGTATGTACTCCTGATATGTAATTTATTTTTTGTAACCATGAAATTTCATATTAAATACAACTTTCGGTTACAAACAAAAGAACACAAGCACAACAGAAAACAACAACACGAAAGACAAATAAAAGGACTTAACATTATAACATATCTAAGAAATTACAATCATCAAACTAATATGATCCAATCCAAACATCATAACACAGACATCACTGTCACTTTTAATTGGCTCCCAAAATCGAGTTGGTTCACTATTCTCATTCAcatttttgaaaaatattatttgaatatttaaattgaaaatgtttgattatttaaaaaaaattcaaatcttAAACTATAGAGTAAATAGACAAAAATCCGGTTTAAAACTAAATAGACTAAAAAGATAACTTAAGTCAAAATAGAAAAAAGATTACTAGTAcatttaaatattaattttttgTGGTTAAAAAAATATACACTTTATTTATGGCAAAATTACGCAATTATATTTCAGTTCTCAAGTGTCTCATAAGAGACTAAGCCAGATTGATTCCAACACAGGAGCACACACACAAAgaactctctctctctctagaAATGGCAGCGGCGATTGGTTTAAACGGAGTAAAGGTGGGGACGACGTCGTCTCAGGCGTATCTGGATGGGAAGACAGTCAGGGAGACGAAAGCTCTGATGGCGGAACTGTGTCGCCACTTCTACGGTTTGGGATGGGTTTCAGGAACTGGTGGCAGCATCAGCATCAAAGTCCATGATGATTCCATTCCCAAACCTCAACAACTCATTCTCATGTCTCCTTCTGGTATTCTCTATTTCCTTCTTATCTTGGATTGCTTTCTATAATATTTACTTCAGTTATAGTTTTATTCATATACAAATTCAAAACAGTGAGGCAAATAACTGTAAATTGCCCATGAAGTGTTTGACACAAGTTCTATACTAGATTCTTCGATTCTGCTGTTTTTTTAAAATCTATTTAATCAGTATATGCACACTCAATTAAATTGGTATGCACACTCAGTTTGAGATGGTTTTATCTGCAAGAGAAGATGAAATTCCATTATGTATTGATCATTGCTTTGTTTTTTTGTTGAAAAATATGTGCAGCTGTTCAGAAGGAAAGAATGGAACCAGAGGATATGTATGTGTTGTCTGAGAATGGGTCAGTTTTGTCTGCCCCATCTCCCAAACCTTACCCAGATAAGCCTCCCAAGTGTACTGACTGTGATACACTTTTCATGAAGGTAAGCTTGGTTTCATAgtccatttatttatttatttatatttaaataGATAAATGTTAGTTGTATTTGAATAGGcaaatgttatttatttatttatattcgAATAGGCAAATGTTACATTTTGAAGTTATGCACTGAGAGACAGCCAATGAATTATGAATCTTGAATTCATTGAATTGAATTAACCAGTAACCACTACAACAGAGTAGATATTATAGTATCTGAACCTGTGTTGCAAAGGTACGGGTACGTACCCGGTACCCGGTACGGGTACTGGTACGGAATACGGTATTTTTAGAAAAACCAAGGTGTATGCGAGTAGAAATCCATATGTGCTCCGATTTCTCTCAATAGAAGATGAAGAATTTGGTTGTGCAAGGAGTTTCAATGCAATAGATTGAAGTTTAGACATTGAAGATCCATAAGTTATCCATCATTCCTTTGGTTTCAAGATCCACGATCTTGCAATGAATCAAATAGGCCAAACTCTATATCAGCACTTGAAAAGCCCATTAAAAAAAGCTTAAAACTATACCAATAGAAGAAAAAAATTGAGTTCGCGTAACCAATATGTACCCGTTGGAGTACCGACTTAAAAAAAACTAGGTACAATGTTGGTACGTACCATACGAGTACCATACGCGTACCGGTACCCGATACCGGTACTTTGCCTAAAATGGAGTACCCGTGCTTCACAGATCTGAACTTAACTGATAAGTTAATAGAAATTTAACGAGCTATTGCTACAATTAATAACTACAACTAACAGACTAATGGTAACAGTAATATTATGTGACATTATCCACTACCTGGTATTCAACCTTAATATTTTAAGAGGTGGTTTTATATGTACAATTTAGGTTTTTATTGAACCTCCGAATACTTCAGCAGTGTCGGATACGTGCTGGACACCGGTACTATAGGAATTTTGGAGTATTGGAGCTTCACGGCTCTTTAATTTGGGAGTAAGGTTCAATGGTATAGGATATTTGGATTTATGATAGTATTAATTAACTGTATGTCTGTAACATTCAGTTGACAAGTGCTCTATAGTATACCAATTACATGACTCACATCCTGCTAAATGCTATAATATCTGTATATTTTTTCATAGGAAATAATTGTTATTTGGCTATTAAATGGTGTGGTTGTGAAATTTTTGTTTGATAATATCTTGGCGCCAAATGTACTATTTGCTTCCCTTAGAAACTTTCAATTCTTAtgtgtttttaattttgttttttcTTGCATAAATTAGCGATTGATATACGCTGGTTTTGATTCCCTTATAGGCATATGAAAAGCGTGATGCTGGGGCTATTATCCATAGTCATGGGATAGAATCTTGCCTTGTAACAATGATCAATCCTTTTTCAAAGGAATTCCGAGTAAGTATTTGTACATCAATGCCCTTTCGTTTTGAAACCTTTTGATGTCTTGAAAAAGATGCACATTCAAAATGTTGATACACATTTATTAATTGCCTTTTGATCTTTTATTGGGTTTTTGAGATTGGTAACTGAACACACAGTTGAGTGCAAAATATATTCCATTTGCTTGAGCATAAGGCTATCTGTGAAATGCTAGGTTTTAGCCAGGCAAACATCTTATGAACGAGAAAGTCTCTTTATCGTACTTAAAGAATTGAAAATGAGAAAATAATCAAGTTCCTAATAATAAGATCCGTACTTGCATGAAACATCCTTCTTGGAAGTAAAATTAGTTCTCTAATAGCGTTACCCTCTTGTTTTGGAGGTCATTTTCCAGTTTCCAAAACTCAAGTTTTTTAGGGAAAAAATACCAAGTGCCACTGAAAAGTAGTGAAATAATTAACAAACTGGAGAAAGTCTAAAGTAGAAATATTGACATGTGATGAACATTTTGCAGATCACCTCTGCTATCTTTGAATATGGTTACTGGCTATATCTTGTGCACAGAAATTTATATGCAGAATTGGAAAATTTAGATCTGCTTCTAATACTAAAAAAAATCATGAAAGACATTTGGTTGGGTAGGTGTGATAAGGCATTTATGTGTTGTGTACATATAAGTACTTTTAAACACATTATTTTGAATGGATTTTTTTTTCCTGAGAGGGTGAATGGAGATGGCACTTGACAACCCACTTCCTTGTGGATTTATCATGTTGTCTGATGTCACATTTTTCTAATCAAGCGTAGGATGGAACTTTTTGTGTTGTTACAGCTTAATTCGTATTGCTCTGAGAAAACTAAACATAGTTTTGAATTGGTTAATGTGCCTCCTTCACAATAATCACATATTAGATCTTGCTCCATGCTTTTGTGTTATACTAATTGGATTCTGGTTGAATTCACAATTGCAGATTACTCACATGGAGATGATAAAAGGGATTAAGGGGCATGGTTATTATGATGAACTAGTGGTCCCGATAATTGATAACACAGCCCATGAACATCAACTCACAGAATCTTTTGCTAAAGCAGTATGTTTCCTTCTAATGGTTCTGCATACATGTTAAATATCTGTTGGGAATTCTATAATTTTCTTTCCCGTGCAATATAACTTGATCGTTCTATTTTCTCACAATTCGTAGATTGAAGACTACCCAAAAACAACAGCTGTGCTTGTTCGGAACCATGGGATATTTGTTTGGGGAGACTCATGGATCAGTGCTAAAACTCAGGTTTTTGATCTCCATAATCCCCAAGAAGATTGCAATACAATTTATATAAGATGCCTATTGATGCGCTCTGCATGGACTCATATAATATAATCTTAAGAGATAATCTATGATGCTTTAAGATAATAAATTAGTCCTACGAGAATTATTTCAATAATTTAACGTATTATCAAGATATTATAAGATACTTTCGTATATTCTAACAATTATTAGGCTTTTTGATATATTTATGATTTTTCTTCCAGTCTGAGTGCTACCATTACCTCTTTGATGCTGCtatcaaacttcatcaaatggGATTGGATTGGTCAACTCCAAATCATGGTCCGATACAAAGTGCACGGAGGGGTTTAAGTATTGCTGGGGAGTCAAATTTGTCCACAAAGGCAAGGAAAGATAATGGCGACATTGGTCCATATCCAGTGAGTTCACATAATCCTCCTTTTGTTTTAAGTTTTTCATCAATAAACTTGTGAGTATTTATATTTCTTAAATTCCTGTACGTAAAATTCTCTATCCCCAACAGACTGATAATGTCGACATATACTGCAGTTTTATCTTATAGTTTCAAATTAAGTGTAATTATTTAAAATTAGATTGTTTATTATCCTCTCTATTTGGATTGCAGCGTTGCATTGTTCTTGACATTGAAGGAACTACTACTCCCATATCATTTGTTTCAGAGGTTCTCTTTCCGTATGCCCGTGATAATGTTGGGAGGCATCTTTCTGCAACATACGATACTTCTGAAACTAAAGCCGATATCAAATTGCTTCGCTCACAAGTAAGATTTTATTTGGCTGTATGGTTAAGGTAGTTATATCCTCCAGTTATTGGATGTACGCTAGTTCTTGAATGGTAGCAGTCCCGTTATGTAGAATGTTATCCCAGATGGGGAGTCTCACCTAAAATGTGAGGCTTATAAGCCTGGTGATTCCCCACCCAGTAGACTAGTTTTTTGGGATGAACTCTCCTCTTAAGTTTATGCTCGTAACAGTAAGGGCCTAATTGGTTTAAGTAAACAttattttgtttcatttttagTTACAAAAATCTCGTTGTTTAGTTTGTTTTCAGTTTTCGAAGGTTTATATGGAAACAAAAAACAATAAAATGATGTGGCATTTTAGTATGAATAAAATAAGCGGAGGGAAAaagatttttatttttttttaaatttaatttttgttttagCTCACATTAATTTCCTTAATAATCACAAAAATGTTACTTTGCTTTCATGTTGTTTCCTGGTTTATGAATGTATAATGAAATTCGTGAAAATTAGGTATGAGTTATGATTTATGAAGATTCATCCTTAAGTTTTATATGTCAACTGTATGGTCTTAATAGGGAAGTAGGGAATCCAGGGACCAGCCCACCTTCCTTAGTGCAATTTGTATCCCAAACAAAAGGATAACAAGCTTTCACCAAATGAGATATGAAGATCTATTTATATGTTCCATTCAGATAATCTGACGGTTGACTTCTCTTTTGTTGCGATAACAGGTTGAAAGTGACCTTGAACAAGGGATTGCAGGTGCTGTGCCCATCCCCTCAGATGATGCTGGGAAAAATGAAGTCATTTCTGCTATAGTTGCTAATGTGGATGCTATGATCAAAGCGGATAGAAAGATCACTGCCTTAAAAGAGTTGCAGGTAATTAAGCCTAATGTTGCAGACTTCTTCTATCTGTTGAATTCATATTTTTTAATATTGCTGACAATTATCTATGCAGGGTCATATATGGCAAACTGGTTATGCGACTAACGAATTGGAAGGAATAGTTTTTGACGATGTACCTGAAGCTCTAGAAAAGTGGAATGCCTTGGGCATAAAGGTTGTCTTTACTGATTATTAACTATACCTAGTTTTGGTTCTCTTGTTGACTTTCTAAAGGATTGGTCCTTCTTTTTTTACTTTATTTATGGATTTTGACCCTAGGCATCTTTGATGCATAAGCAAGATGTCAATGTTTGGTACAAGGGTATAAGATGACCATAGGTTGATATGCCCTCTATTAGCTAAAGGGAAGAACATGTCTGGCTGTGTGAGTATATAATGCCTTTCCATACCCATTAGAATTTAACCATTTGATTTGAATTTCCATTTATACTGTCTTACTTATACTCCTTCTATGTCCATTCTCCTCTTTCCATTGGTTTGGTTTTAGGTGCCTACAGTGGGCCCCTTGGTATGGATGTCCCCACCCCACTAAACCAAAATTCCTTTGTAACATGCTTATCACTGCGAGCCACCCATTACATCCTTATCTCCTTTATCTACCATAATACCATTCTTTTTCTCTTCGTGTCACATGTTGACTCACCAATGGACCCACTAAACTGGCATCACATGCCTACTATCAAATTACCAAGGAATAGCATCTGATCATGAAAAAAATTCAAGGAAGACAAAGATTTAGCCTGAAGAGACAGTTCCAGCAATTATAACACAAGACACAAATACCAGACAATACTTAGAAATTTGGTAAAATTGTAAAATGGCACATGGTTATAATACCTATAAACAAATATAATATAAAATTGATGTATAATACTACAATTCAAATGGGTCTCTGTTATTCTTTTAATTGTAAAAATATTCAACTCATTCAGATTGCAAGGTAATTGTTAATTTCTGTTTGCCAAGAATGAAATAAGTTGAACAAACACATCACAATTTATATGCAGTGTTTATCTGGTGTTTTGAGAGCAGTTTTTCTTGCATTTCAATTGATATTTCTGATCTGTATGCAACAGGTGTACATATATTCTAGTGGCAGCAGATTGGCGCAAAGGCTAATATTTGGAAAAACAAACTTTGGGGACCTAAGAAAGTTTCTATCTGGGTTTTTTGACACCACAGTGGGGTAATGCTTATATTGATGCTTTCCTTTGACGATAATCTAAAGTTGCATATATTCATGCAAAGCTCTTTTGTAGGAACAAAAAAGAGGCGCGGAGTTATGTTGAAATTTCTCAGTCACTTGGTGTGGATAAGCCATCAGATATTTTATTTGTCACTGATGTATATCAAGAAGCTACAGCTGCAAAGGCAGCAGGTATGAGCATTTTTTTCAAATCTTAAGCCATCATTTATTGAGTTAAATATTACCCACTACTTATAAAACTTGTTACATTTAGCCTAAAGTTTCACATGGTGGTAGTAACTATTTTTTTTTTTACTTGCAGTGAAGACAAAATGAATTAGCCCTTTATTTTAAACTTGAAAGTTTAAATTATTTTGACTTAGGGCAAACATGAAATAAAAAATGGACATCAAGTTTGTAAATACAATAGTCTGTGAACTTCATCCACTTATACACCAATTGAGCCTATGTTCAAGTTCTCTTAGCTCTTACTAGGCACTATCTCTAGTCATTGCAgatttttttttttcaatttgCCTTCACTCGGCACTAATTAGCTCGGTGAGTGGCCCCAACAATGAAACTTGGATAGCCATATTAAATTTTGAGCCTAATTCAATCTTACAAAAACTGTTTGTAAAAGGAGAAGTTCGCAATCTTTATAAGCTCTTATTCGATTGTATCTCTCTAGTCAATGTGAGTGGGGTTTTTCACAATAGTTTGCATGCCTTTTGGGGCTAACTGCCGGCTAAAATCAAGTTTTATCACCATGCACAAATGCCATTGGTGTAAGTGAAAACCTTCCAATTGAACTAAAGAAGAAACTGCTTATTTTTTCTGCACATAGTTGTCAATAACTGTCCATGTTTCAGGTTTGGAGGCAATAATTTCTATTCGACCCGGAAATGGACCTCTCCCAGAAAATCATGAGTTCAAGACTGTCAAATCCTTCTCGGAGATCTAAAGAGTAGCTGCAATCATCTTTGATGATATTAAACGTTATGATAATTAATGGTATTGTAATGTTTACTTCTTAATATGAAATAATGCATTTCAAATTTCAACGAGTTTCAGATTTAACTTTCCTGttttaaaaaaacaaattgtATATATGGTGCTATGTTGCATGCATTTTCATTAGCTTTATCATACAAGGCACATTCTTGTTCACATGAGGCATTGTCAGTAGCAAAGAAAGTATGAACTTGTGAATCTTGTGAATGATTCATGAGTGTTGttattttcttaaaatcaatATTTCAAATTTCTCTTATGATAACTTTTCTCTACCGATTTCAGTTAtttatattttcaaaataatttcatttaattattttacataaaaaatatttttccGCACTCAACTATTAATAACTTCAGTTTTAAAACAAATTAGAATCAAAATAATGTATTTTGATAATGACTTGGGagtaattttttaaaattacATTTAAATTAGTTTGAATTAGTCATATTTTTAGCTAAGTCAAAATATCTTCTCTATCCTTGATATGACGAAAAAAAAAGGTTATTTGTGCATGACTTTTTCCCTTCTGCCGTTTATTTTGAACTTTGAAGGAGTTGTATTTATATGGGGGGCACTAAATCATAAAGACTAGAAGAGGTATAGTCAACAATAAACTCAATTCTTTAAATGaaaaaaatcaatcattcaaaTTTCAAACACACAAAACAAAGTCATTGTCAAATTATAAAATGTGTAGTACTAGTACCTTACAAAATTTTCATCCATTGACTAGTGTAGCATGTTGTATCTTAAAACAGGACAACCCTCCAAAATATTGTTATCACAGCCCCATTTTCTTTAAGACTTGTTTGATCCTCCATTACTAACATTTCCCCTTTTTCTACTTGTATCAACAAATTATTGAAAAAGAAAAATCTATATATTTTCCCATGACTATCTATTTCCACATATAACATGGTGTGACAGACAACATGCCTAATTTCAAGTAACAATTTAACTTGATGCATATGTATTCTTTATAAAGTGCTTATTATATTTGCTTGAATAAGGAAAAGTTCCTTCTAAGCATGTGGTCACAGCAACATGGTCTTTTCACTATCTACCTAATTAGCTCCTATCTTTGTCAATAAGAGCTGTGTCAAATACCAAAGAAAAAATATCTTGATTTAAATTTGACGC containing:
- the LOC127086320 gene encoding probable bifunctional methylthioribulose-1-phosphate dehydratase/enolase-phosphatase E1; its protein translation is MAAAIGLNGVKVGTTSSQAYLDGKTVRETKALMAELCRHFYGLGWVSGTGGSISIKVHDDSIPKPQQLILMSPSAVQKERMEPEDMYVLSENGSVLSAPSPKPYPDKPPKCTDCDTLFMKAYEKRDAGAIIHSHGIESCLVTMINPFSKEFRITHMEMIKGIKGHGYYDELVVPIIDNTAHEHQLTESFAKAIEDYPKTTAVLVRNHGIFVWGDSWISAKTQSECYHYLFDAAIKLHQMGLDWSTPNHGPIQSARRGLSIAGESNLSTKARKDNGDIGPYPRCIVLDIEGTTTPISFVSEVLFPYARDNVGRHLSATYDTSETKADIKLLRSQVESDLEQGIAGAVPIPSDDAGKNEVISAIVANVDAMIKADRKITALKELQGHIWQTGYATNELEGIVFDDVPEALEKWNALGIKVYIYSSGSRLAQRLIFGKTNFGDLRKFLSGFFDTTVGNKKEARSYVEISQSLGVDKPSDILFVTDVYQEATAAKAAGLEAIISIRPGNGPLPENHEFKTVKSFSEI